Proteins from a single region of Ignavibacteriota bacterium:
- a CDS encoding alanine racemase, whose protein sequence is MPQKQFYEKPTIIRHSVGLSNKFGRAPGTLPMTHIDGVAVKELVQKFGSPLYVVSESTLRKKYRDMQRAFSLRYPKVQISYSYKTNYLNAICATLHKEGAWAETVSGFEYEIARSLNIPGKQIILNGPYKTKKELEKAISEGALVNIDSYDEMYLLEDIAREQKKQIEIGVRVNMELNYPPWDRFGFNVESGQAFDAIKRMMSNDLLKVRGLHCHAGTYIDNVETYRLMAEKLVNFYHLINKELKIKLQYWDVGGGYAAPNTLHTAYLPGSQTCPTFDQYAEVIGPMLLRGPFTPNEAPLLFLEPGRSIVEEAMHMVSTVHAAKRLSTGAKSYVIDAGVNQLFSSFWYRYDVVPAQEGGVAMEDSSIYGPLCMQIDCVRSSISLPQLRSGDLVVVKNIGAYNFSQSMQFIQPRAAIVMISDGKPHLVRERETMEYIKQLDKVPNHLKA, encoded by the coding sequence ATGCCTCAAAAACAGTTTTACGAAAAACCTACAATCATCCGGCACTCGGTCGGTTTATCAAACAAATTCGGACGCGCTCCAGGAACACTTCCGATGACGCATATTGACGGCGTTGCGGTGAAAGAATTGGTTCAGAAATTCGGCTCGCCGTTGTACGTTGTCTCCGAAAGTACATTACGGAAAAAATATCGGGATATGCAACGTGCGTTCAGTCTCCGGTATCCGAAAGTGCAGATTTCGTATTCCTACAAAACAAATTATTTGAATGCAATTTGCGCCACGCTTCATAAAGAGGGAGCGTGGGCGGAAACTGTTTCCGGTTTTGAATATGAAATCGCTCGTTCGTTGAACATCCCCGGAAAGCAAATTATTCTCAATGGTCCGTACAAAACCAAGAAAGAACTTGAAAAGGCAATCAGTGAAGGTGCTTTGGTTAACATTGATTCGTATGATGAAATGTATTTACTCGAAGACATCGCTCGTGAACAGAAGAAGCAGATTGAAATCGGTGTGCGGGTGAACATGGAATTGAACTATCCGCCGTGGGATAGATTCGGATTCAATGTTGAATCAGGGCAAGCCTTTGATGCAATCAAACGAATGATGAGTAACGATTTGTTGAAAGTGCGCGGCTTGCACTGTCACGCAGGAACGTACATTGACAATGTGGAAACCTATCGTTTGATGGCGGAGAAGTTGGTAAATTTCTATCATCTCATCAACAAAGAATTAAAAATCAAACTACAGTATTGGGATGTTGGCGGCGGATATGCGGCGCCGAATACATTGCACACAGCGTACTTGCCCGGAAGTCAAACCTGTCCGACGTTCGACCAATACGCGGAAGTCATCGGACCAATGTTATTACGCGGACCCTTTACGCCGAATGAAGCGCCGTTGCTATTCCTCGAACCCGGTCGCTCCATCGTTGAAGAAGCGATGCACATGGTTTCGACAGTTCATGCGGCGAAGCGACTTTCAACCGGCGCGAAGTCGTATGTGATTGACGCGGGAGTCAATCAACTCTTTTCGTCGTTCTGGTATCGTTATGATGTTGTACCGGCGCAGGAGGGGGGAGTTGCGATGGAAGATTCCTCCATTTACGGTCCGCTTTGTATGCAGATTGATTGCGTCCGTTCTTCAATTTCTCTTCCGCAATTGAGAAGCGGCGATTTGGTTGTAGTGAAAAATATCGGCGCGTATAATTTTTCACAAAGTATGCAATTCATTCAACCGAGAGCGGCGATAGTAATGATTTCGGATGGAAAGCCGCATCTCGTTCGTGAACGCGAGACGATGGAATACATCAAGCAGTTGGATAAAGTCCCCAATCATCTGAAAGCATAA
- a CDS encoding VCBS repeat-containing protein: protein MKAQNEFVPRWFTAPWDSGGYDPSSVVWSMVQSELDLDQDGKKEFLISTQWSSDYFNMLYLYEAVGNDSFQIVWWYSLYPYSNDYSTVTVSDLDGNGRQEILCLLDPIDTTYHGLYVFEWEGYDNGFPFVPTTTWDFGLGHWFQEGSSILANDLDNDGRQEVAVSFVESWDTYKSKVMIFSLQNDSLLNPTWQIEFVDSTTLSVVGYSLAATDLDKDNRKELVVSGWDTLRVAIYENTGSADSYALSVNIKNLSYYVDLVNDGFIEANFDNDATNELYMLTANGALFVATNSGDVSQMTAADFVWLAQYDVYNGMVGMTKADLDTNGVPELYLAGSYNEAVYRCEYLGGAVNDIYNYSYSTVFMDDTTDDHTSGDDQGYFRPTKIAAGDFDDDGVPDMIVSSASFALDKPVLLFVEQSQNVFVPINAGWNIVSVPSLVIDNKTSSLFPKATSSAFAFSETGYYQNDSLRVGVGYWLKFSTPETVAIAGYELLTDTNDVFSGWNMIGSVSDSVSVSSITTIPIGLIESSVFGYNSGYTSTEIIEPGKGYWLKANGSGKIILKTSTLQAKHSSGLISNHYLTRDSSPAKAGFGMTEPTKLEQSLRIHSKRHEQKLSKKTFVRGHRP, encoded by the coding sequence ATGAAAGCACAAAATGAATTTGTTCCGAGATGGTTCACCGCGCCGTGGGATTCCGGAGGCTATGACCCATCAAGCGTTGTCTGGTCAATGGTTCAATCGGAATTGGATTTGGACCAGGACGGAAAGAAAGAATTTCTCATCAGCACACAATGGAGCAGTGATTACTTCAACATGTTGTATCTCTACGAAGCGGTTGGGAACGATAGTTTTCAAATCGTTTGGTGGTATTCGCTCTATCCGTACTCGAATGATTACAGCACAGTAACGGTCTCAGATTTGGATGGAAACGGTCGTCAGGAAATTCTCTGTCTGCTCGACCCGATTGATACAACATATCATGGCTTGTATGTTTTTGAATGGGAAGGATATGATAATGGTTTCCCGTTCGTCCCGACGACGACATGGGATTTTGGTTTGGGACATTGGTTCCAAGAAGGAAGTTCAATTCTCGCAAATGATTTAGATAACGACGGACGACAGGAAGTCGCAGTTTCGTTTGTCGAAAGTTGGGACACGTACAAAAGTAAAGTGATGATTTTTTCGTTGCAGAATGATTCGCTCCTCAATCCGACATGGCAAATTGAATTTGTTGATTCCACGACGTTATCTGTCGTTGGTTACTCGCTTGCCGCAACCGATTTGGACAAAGACAATCGAAAAGAACTTGTCGTTTCCGGTTGGGATACGCTTCGTGTTGCAATCTATGAAAACACAGGAAGCGCGGACAGTTACGCGCTTTCAGTCAACATAAAGAATCTTTCTTACTATGTTGATTTGGTGAATGATGGTTTTATCGAAGCAAACTTTGATAACGATGCTACAAATGAATTGTATATGTTGACGGCGAACGGGGCATTGTTTGTTGCAACGAATTCAGGTGATGTGAGCCAAATGACTGCGGCAGATTTTGTTTGGCTTGCTCAGTATGATGTGTACAACGGTATGGTTGGGATGACAAAAGCAGATTTGGATACGAACGGCGTTCCCGAACTGTATCTTGCCGGAAGTTACAATGAAGCGGTGTATCGTTGTGAATATCTCGGCGGCGCAGTGAATGATATTTACAATTATTCATACTCAACTGTTTTTATGGATGATACAACGGATGACCACACTTCAGGAGACGACCAAGGATATTTTCGTCCGACAAAAATTGCCGCAGGAGATTTCGATGATGACGGAGTTCCCGATATGATTGTTTCCTCGGCAAGTTTTGCTTTGGATAAGCCGGTGTTACTCTTCGTTGAACAAAGTCAGAATGTTTTTGTTCCTATCAACGCGGGATGGAACATTGTTTCTGTTCCTTCGTTGGTGATTGATAATAAAACGAGTTCACTCTTTCCCAAAGCAACATCGTCTGCGTTTGCCTTTTCAGAGACAGGATATTATCAGAATGATTCACTCCGGGTTGGAGTTGGATATTGGCTGAAATTCTCCACACCGGAAACTGTTGCAATAGCAGGTTATGAACTATTGACAGACACAAATGATGTTTTCTCCGGTTGGAATATGATCGGCTCTGTGTCTGATTCAGTTTCCGTTTCATCAATCACAACGATACCAATTGGTTTGATTGAGTCATCTGTATTCGGATATAATTCAGGCTACACAAGTACCGAAATTATCGAACCGGGAAAAGGATATTGGCTGAAGGCGAACGGGAGTGGAAAGATTATTTTGAAAACTTCAACTCTTCAAGCCAAACATTCTTCCGGTTTGATTTCAAATCATTATTTGACTCGAGATTCCTCACCCGCTAAAGCGGGATTCGGAATGACAGAACCAACAAAGTTGGAACAATCTCTTAGAATACATTCAAAGAGACATGAACAGAAATTATCAAAGAAAACATTTGTTCGAGGACATCGCCCATGA
- a CDS encoding PqqD family protein, translating to MASSIQTQRNLKEEITLTPNGFLFDHVTGLTYTVNSTGGLILKHLMDGESAPATIKALTSTFDVGESIAQKDLEEFLEQVRAFGVL from the coding sequence ATGGCAAGTTCAATTCAAACACAAAGAAATTTGAAAGAAGAAATTACCCTCACACCAAATGGTTTCCTCTTCGACCATGTTACGGGGTTGACCTACACTGTTAACTCAACAGGTGGACTTATCCTCAAGCATTTGATGGATGGAGAATCAGCCCCTGCAACAATTAAAGCGCTGACATCAACCTTCGATGTCGGAGAATCAATCGCACAAAAAGATTTGGAGGAGTTCCTTGAGCAGGTACGAGCGTTTGGTGTTCTATAA
- a CDS encoding ATP-grasp domain-containing protein, with translation MTKKLNIAVTGLNATDNPAPGIPVIRSVRHELKNIGKIIGLTYDAFDTGIYDGDLLDEVYLIPYPSEGEEALLRRIEYIHSRTPIDVFIPTLDSEITNVNRLSTELTSMGIKMFLPTEEQFRLRSKALLSDFCKKHSISCPRTITINDTRLLADAFKTLGTPIVVKGTFYEAYISYTVEEAVINFQRLKAKWGLPIIVQEYLAGEEYDVACVGSGTGKLIGAVPMRKLRLTEKGKAWAGVTIKDAVLTKLSEKLIKALKWRGPCELEFLKEQKSGKYYLVEINPRFPSWIYLSAGANVNLPATVVHLALGQKVKPLPPPQPGISFVRHATDLVCPISYLESLTTLGELIYH, from the coding sequence ATGACAAAGAAACTTAACATCGCAGTTACAGGATTGAACGCAACTGATAATCCCGCTCCGGGAATTCCTGTTATCAGAAGCGTACGCCATGAACTGAAAAACATCGGTAAGATTATCGGCTTGACGTATGACGCGTTCGATACGGGAATTTATGACGGCGATTTGCTTGATGAAGTGTATCTCATTCCGTACCCTTCGGAAGGGGAGGAGGCGTTACTTCGACGTATCGAATACATTCATTCACGCACTCCGATTGATGTGTTCATCCCGACGCTTGATTCTGAAATTACCAATGTCAATCGTTTATCAACCGAATTGACTTCGATGGGAATTAAAATGTTTCTCCCTACGGAAGAACAGTTTCGTTTGCGGTCGAAGGCGTTACTTTCAGATTTTTGCAAGAAGCATAGCATCTCTTGTCCGAGAACTATCACCATTAACGATACACGGTTGTTGGCAGATGCGTTCAAAACACTCGGGACACCGATCGTCGTGAAGGGAACATTTTACGAAGCGTACATTTCCTATACAGTGGAAGAAGCAGTAATCAATTTCCAACGATTGAAAGCAAAGTGGGGATTACCCATCATTGTTCAGGAATATCTTGCAGGAGAAGAATATGACGTTGCCTGCGTCGGAAGCGGAACAGGAAAACTCATTGGCGCGGTGCCTATGCGAAAACTTCGTTTGACGGAAAAAGGAAAAGCATGGGCAGGAGTGACAATCAAAGATGCTGTTCTTACAAAACTTTCTGAAAAGCTCATTAAGGCTCTCAAGTGGCGTGGACCATGCGAGTTGGAGTTTCTCAAAGAACAGAAATCCGGAAAATATTATTTGGTGGAAATTAATCCTCGCTTCCCGTCGTGGATTTATCTTTCGGCAGGTGCGAATGTGAATTTGCCGGCAACCGTTGTTCATCTTGCGCTTGGACAAAAAGTAAAGCCGTTGCCACCGCCTCAACCGGGAATTTCGTTCGTTCGTCACGCAACAGATTTGGTTTGCCCAATCAGCTACCTCGAGAGTTTAACAACGCTTGGAGAACTCATTTATCATTGA
- a CDS encoding TonB-dependent receptor has protein sequence MKKLYLIMLLSLLSLQVYSQTADLTGKIIDSKSKKPIIGAHVKITHRRDTTQTHIMPSDTNGNFLFSNIRFGGYSLDVSSIGYAKFTKFVRVTETSVNAGELELTETEIPVDEMVVEEMAPRTFQKGDTTEFNARAFKLNKDAVAEDLVQKMPGVTVEQGTVKAHGEEVKRVIVDGKQFFGDDPTLALRNLPAEVVDKIQIFDKQSDQAQFTGFDDGQAVKTMNVVTRPERRIGTFGKAYAGIGDAGKYIGGGNLNHFQQGTRISILGLSNNINQQNFSQQDLVGVMGGGGGGRGGGGGGGGMGGMRFERGGGGGGGGGQFQGGFGGSNFLVGQQNGIASTNSFGVNYSDNWGEKLSVQHSYFFNRTQNNNLQNLQRQYFTSSDSTRTYDQFSDAETKNFNHRLEMRFEYTIDTMNSLILQPRLFFQDNNSSSYLFGSTMLNDSLLINNTITDNNSNTTGNNLSNQLTFRHRFETTGRTFSIELRNSFNNREGTGNNTSDVTYYHNNGNLKPIINQHTTTKTDGSSISSRIVYTEPIAENTQLQISYNPSFSKSNADYRRFNLDSSTYSYSQLDTTLSNQYENTYTTQNAGVAYRWRDSSINLNLEMSYQISDLEGGQVFPFTSSTKKIFYNLLPSAFMQYKISETKNLHTYYRTSTREPSINQLQNVVDNSNPLLLTSGNPDLKPSLTHTLMSRYSLTSIDRTKSTFLMFMTSLTNNYIGNSTITNASDLLVPTGVQRTTPVNLDNSWNARTFITHGIPFEVIKSNLNMNAGYTFSQTPGLINNVENITSTSGINAGVVVSSNISEDLDYTLSYSGNYNISRNSLQEELDNNYYYHNSGLKFNATFWESLVLRNELTNMLYSGLGDAYNQNYWLWNLSLGKKIFDNQNGEIRLTITDLLNQNTSVNRSVTETYVEDSNNQVLGRYLLLMFTYTLR, from the coding sequence ATGAAAAAATTGTACCTTATCATGTTGCTGAGTCTTCTCAGCCTTCAAGTCTATTCTCAAACTGCCGATCTTACTGGCAAAATCATTGACAGCAAATCGAAAAAGCCCATCATTGGCGCGCATGTCAAAATAACCCATCGGAGAGATACGACTCAAACTCATATCATGCCTTCCGATACGAATGGGAATTTTCTATTTTCAAACATTCGGTTTGGCGGATACTCGCTTGATGTTTCTTCAATCGGGTATGCAAAATTTACTAAGTTTGTCCGGGTTACTGAGACAAGTGTCAATGCAGGCGAACTCGAATTGACAGAGACAGAAATTCCTGTTGATGAAATGGTCGTTGAGGAAATGGCTCCCCGAACATTTCAAAAAGGAGATACGACAGAGTTTAATGCGCGTGCATTCAAACTCAACAAAGATGCGGTTGCAGAAGACCTTGTGCAAAAAATGCCGGGCGTGACGGTCGAACAAGGAACCGTAAAAGCACATGGAGAAGAAGTGAAACGTGTGATTGTGGACGGTAAACAATTTTTTGGAGATGACCCGACACTTGCTTTGCGGAATCTTCCTGCTGAGGTTGTGGATAAAATTCAAATATTCGATAAGCAAAGCGACCAGGCACAGTTTACCGGATTCGATGACGGGCAAGCGGTGAAAACCATGAACGTGGTTACACGTCCTGAACGAAGAATAGGAACGTTCGGAAAAGCGTATGCTGGAATTGGTGATGCGGGGAAATATATTGGCGGAGGAAACCTCAACCACTTTCAGCAAGGAACGCGAATATCTATTCTTGGACTTTCAAACAATATTAACCAACAAAATTTTTCGCAACAGGATTTGGTCGGAGTGATGGGGGGCGGCGGTGGCGGACGCGGTGGTGGTGGCGGAGGAGGAGGAATGGGCGGAATGCGGTTTGAACGCGGCGGTGGTGGTGGTGGTGGCGGCGGACAATTTCAAGGTGGATTCGGTGGGAGTAATTTTCTCGTCGGTCAACAAAACGGAATTGCATCAACAAACTCATTCGGTGTAAACTACTCCGATAATTGGGGAGAGAAACTTTCTGTTCAACACAGTTACTTTTTCAACCGGACACAAAATAACAATTTGCAAAATCTGCAAAGGCAATATTTCACTTCGTCTGATTCGACACGGACGTACGACCAATTTTCTGACGCTGAAACGAAGAACTTCAATCATCGCCTTGAGATGCGATTTGAATACACGATTGACACGATGAACTCTCTCATACTTCAGCCACGTTTATTTTTTCAGGATAACAACTCGTCAAGTTATCTCTTCGGCAGTACCATGTTGAATGATTCGTTGCTCATTAACAATACCATTACTGACAACAACTCAAACACAACGGGAAATAATCTTTCAAATCAATTAACATTCAGACACAGATTTGAAACTACAGGACGGACTTTTTCTATTGAATTAAGAAATAGTTTTAACAATCGAGAAGGGACAGGAAACAATACTTCTGATGTTACATATTATCATAACAATGGAAACCTAAAACCAATCATTAATCAACATACAACGACGAAAACCGATGGCTCATCAATATCTTCTCGAATTGTTTATACTGAACCTATCGCTGAGAACACACAACTTCAAATTTCTTACAATCCGTCCTTCTCGAAAAGCAACGCCGATTACAGGAGATTTAATCTTGATTCTTCTACATACTCCTATTCGCAGCTAGATACAACGCTTTCAAATCAATATGAGAATACATATACGACACAAAACGCGGGTGTTGCCTACCGATGGCGTGATTCTTCGATTAATTTGAATCTTGAAATGTCTTATCAGATTTCCGACTTGGAGGGCGGACAGGTGTTTCCGTTCACTTCTTCAACAAAGAAAATATTCTACAATCTTCTCCCATCTGCGTTCATGCAGTACAAAATTTCCGAAACGAAGAACCTCCATACATATTACCGGACTTCAACGCGTGAACCTTCAATAAATCAACTGCAAAATGTTGTTGATAATTCAAATCCACTTTTGCTTACTTCAGGGAATCCGGATTTAAAACCGTCTCTTACGCATACATTGATGTCTCGATATTCCCTCACAAGCATTGATAGAACAAAGAGCACATTTCTCATGTTCATGACATCCCTGACAAATAATTATATCGGTAACTCAACGATTACCAATGCAAGTGATCTTCTTGTACCAACCGGAGTGCAACGTACTACTCCGGTCAACCTTGATAATTCTTGGAACGCCCGCACATTCATAACACATGGTATTCCATTTGAAGTCATCAAAAGCAATCTCAATATGAACGCGGGCTACACATTTTCTCAAACTCCCGGACTCATTAACAATGTTGAGAACATCACGAGTACATCGGGAATTAATGCAGGCGTCGTTGTCAGCAGTAACATCAGCGAGGACCTGGATTACACACTTTCCTATTCCGGCAATTACAATATTTCCCGCAACTCGTTGCAGGAAGAATTGGATAACAATTATTACTACCACAACTCCGGTTTGAAATTCAATGCAACATTTTGGGAGAGTTTAGTTTTACGAAATGAATTGACGAACATGCTCTACAGTGGTTTGGGCGATGCGTACAACCAAAACTATTGGTTATGGAATCTCAGTCTCGGTAAAAAGATATTCGACAATCAAAACGGAGAAATCCGCCTCACCATTACCGACCTGCTCAACCAAAATACAAGCGTCAATCGCTCAGTGACTGAAACCTACGTCGAAGATTCGAACAATCAGGTACTTGGAAGATATTTGCTGTTGATGTTTACTTATACGCTACGGTAA
- a CDS encoding T9SS type A sorting domain-containing protein, producing MKSYFTRFLILLLASSLTLIAEEPWFSQNSGTSSNLRSVFFANKLVGYAAGEGGVILKTTNGGSVWNDQTSGTTETLNSVVFVSVSLGWVCGNNNVIRKTTNGGTTWTNTNHGIPVNNTFNGIVFTDNSYGYVVGQFVGDVTKSVVYSTNDGGASWTQTLFDDRTQYFTSVHFPNSINGWVTANNGRILHTTDGGTNWIYQSYAANRSIFFTDDSVGWASGDGNGIYWTSDGGTNWNSNNASQMSFLNDVHFINRTEGYAVGSPSDTVVKSINGGRTWKSLPTKTAGRVFNSVFFVNSDTGWVVGSGGMILKTVNGGETPTGIHDDENIPASVHLYQNYPNPFNPKTDFRFRISDFRFVSLKVFNILGKEVATLVHEKKTKGEHSIEWDATGFPSGIYFYKLQAGSFIEVKKMLLSK from the coding sequence ATGAAAAGTTATTTTACTCGATTTTTAATTTTATTACTTGCTTCTTCATTAACGCTGATTGCCGAGGAACCATGGTTTTCTCAGAACAGCGGGACTTCGAGCAATTTGAGGTCAGTATTTTTTGCCAATAAGTTGGTTGGTTATGCTGCGGGTGAGGGGGGAGTTATCCTCAAAACAACGAACGGAGGAAGCGTTTGGAACGACCAAACATCCGGCACGACTGAGACTTTGAATTCGGTTGTGTTTGTCTCCGTATCATTGGGCTGGGTGTGCGGGAACAACAATGTTATTCGAAAAACAACAAATGGTGGAACCACATGGACAAATACCAATCACGGAATTCCTGTTAATAATACTTTCAACGGTATTGTGTTCACCGATAATTCTTACGGCTATGTTGTGGGACAATTTGTTGGTGATGTAACAAAGTCGGTTGTGTATTCAACGAATGATGGAGGCGCTTCATGGACACAAACGTTATTTGATGACAGGACTCAGTATTTTACCTCAGTACATTTTCCCAATTCCATAAACGGATGGGTGACAGCAAACAACGGAAGAATACTTCATACGACTGATGGCGGAACTAATTGGATTTATCAGAGTTATGCCGCGAATCGAAGTATCTTTTTCACGGATGATTCTGTAGGATGGGCAAGCGGAGATGGAAACGGAATTTACTGGACATCGGATGGCGGAACAAATTGGAATTCCAATAACGCTTCTCAAATGTCCTTTCTTAATGATGTCCATTTTATTAATCGAACCGAAGGATATGCCGTCGGTTCTCCCTCCGACACGGTAGTAAAATCAATTAATGGAGGAAGAACATGGAAAAGTCTTCCGACAAAAACAGCTGGACGAGTTTTCAATTCGGTTTTCTTTGTGAATAGTGATACCGGCTGGGTTGTTGGCTCCGGTGGAATGATATTAAAGACAGTGAATGGTGGGGAAACTCCGACTGGCATACATGATGATGAAAACATTCCCGCTTCTGTTCATTTATATCAAAATTATCCGAATCCGTTTAACCCCAAAACTGATTTTAGATTTCGGATTTCGGATTTCAGATTCGTCTCACTCAAAGTATTCAATATTTTAGGGAAAGAAGTAGCAACGTTGGTTCATGAAAAGAAAACGAAGGGTGAACACAGCATTGAATGGGATGCAACAGGTTTTCCAAGCGGAATATATTTCTACAAACTTCAAGCAGGTTCTTTCATCGAAGTGAAGAAGATGTTGTTGAGTAAATAA